The following nucleotide sequence is from Corylus avellana chromosome ca7, CavTom2PMs-1.0.
GTGAAAATCACATCATATCCCTATCCGTATTTGTTCGCTATTCGTTATTCGCATAACAAAttattgagtaatattataagtgtcatttttgtgtttctCTAAGAAtgacgtgatttttaaaattattattgactttgtgattgatcattactgaattttgatcaaataatatttttaaaatccaTCTCATTTTTTGATCCGTATATGTAGATGCGGATAACGATTTTTaagtatgaaaataattaaattcgtTTTGGATTTGATAAGTTTTTGACCTTTAGATTATGTtaggggcttttttttttcttttttcttttttcgttctACTATCATCTAAAAGTCATACCTCACGTCTTACAAACGcaatccattttatttttatgtttgctggatttgtaatttatgttttttatttatatttgctATATTTGTAATGGTATTGGATTTCACTATTGGGAAACTCTTTTTGATTTATTCGGATCTAATTGCcttatatgttattattattattattattattattattattatattttcaaatattttttctcatCACCAACTATAGATAAATAATAGAATAAACTAAATAATGTatgagatgaaaatttcatGGCAAAATGATTAGCAAGTCTGATATGAATATGTAATACTatttaactataattttttttttttttttttttatttactaaaaataagaattacaatttcaaaatccaaaatcaTCATTACCTCTAATTGCAATAACTAGGCGCGTAGAGGATCACAATCTTAGTATTTGTAGCCTATATAAGGCTAGCTTatcttgaactttttttattttttggaaagaatGAAGCTTATCTTGAACCTTATTTAATTTCATGATTAAAGCATTGAGtctattattgatttttttttaataaaaaatagtttttatctttgttctttttccttgtAGTGTTATTATCGTTCCTATCATTTCGATCGGGAACATCAGGAGCCATATGGATCATCCATGCATGACACCTGTGGCTATACGGACATTATATCATTAGACACGTGCTTCAACAACCTTATTACTTGGACTTTTTGGTACATAGTTGAGACCTAATTAGCGTAACTTACCAAGGGACATATAGTAGGTACCTTGTGACATCAATCCGCATGTCTGTCTGGAGATGGGGACCAAACAGGTCtcaggttaattaattaataagatcAGGCCAGTGTCGGTAAATCATTTCCTTTAGCAATTATATGAATTCTGAGTCCTATGGTTGGTTTATTTTATCTGAAAAGTTTGAAGATtattagagagaaaattaagGTGGCCGGATTTGAGGAGAAGAGTTCTATTGAAAACTTTCTTCTggttaagaaaagaaaagaaagcaaacaaGCGTGGTTTGACTGATAATTGACTGGACGTACAGTAATGTGGACGTACATGCATGACGAACAAAATCCagcaaaattattaattatgttaggaatatttattctcatttattataatatttattttagacaCGATGTATTTTAAGTGAATAGTTAATTAGTCGTATAAACCATTTGTAACTTGTAAATTAATTGGGGATGTAATTGTGTATAAGAGGCATGGGTGTATTGGAATTAGTATTATAGTAACTGGTAAGGGACCATGAAAAAAATAGTATTGCCAGCTTGCAGTATAACAAAAAAACTGTTGCGCAACGTGTGAATAGTGCCAATATCACTTTGTGGAAGGTGACATACACTATTCATAAGTTGCCTTCCCAAAGATGATATGCGAGAAAATATGTCGCCTTGTAGCgatatttttactgtttaaacatCTTCAATTTTGAATCCAAGCACTAtgtttgaagtcatttttaaaatgtCACTAATTtaataatgacaattttttttttggtagctaAAAACGTCACCTTCCACGTGgcaaatttttgtagtgtgcgGAAGCTTTAGCTGCTTTATGTGCAGTGAAAGTTAACAGAGAAACGAGTACAAATTGTAGATGCGGTCAAAGCGGGAATCAAATATGGTCATATAGTAGATGAAATTCAGGAAAAAAAGCATCTTTTGGGATCTTTCAAGATTGAACATGCAAAGAGAGACGCAAATTTAGCTGTTTAGATTTGGAAGTTTGATGACTAAGACAACAAATCTTGGCTATGCCCTTCTCAAACTTGTAAAAGAATAAGAACAATATTTAATAAAAGTTTTTACATACACGTATCAAATTAAACATCCaccaaagagaaaagaagaaagaagaagaagaagaagaagacgaagaaatGTGAAAGTAAATTCTCTGGGTGCATGCATGGTTTACAAATATATAACATCCCCATATTCATCTTCGTCTCTGATTCCCATTTGATCCACCCTGCTTGACTTTCTACTCTCAAACTCGTTCTTGGATGCTGACAACTTCGGTACCCGAAATGCAGTTTTTAATCCATATATCAACCGTTGTCTCATATTCTTCCTTGTTCTTGGAGTCTCTGCAAGATCAGTACTCGAGGCCTCCAACGACGACGAAGACCCTCTTCCTCCTCTCACAAAAAACCGCAAGCTCGCCGATCCTCTATCAACTCTCTCTATCTTATTCTCTGAGCCGCCGCCATAATGGAAGCTGGAAGACCGAGCCGACCCCATTATGCTCCTCTGCGTATCGGGCTCGTTCAAGAGCTTCTTCATGACGCTCAGCTCTTTCTCCAGGCTCTCGATGCGGGAGCTGGTGGCGTCCATCGCGGCCTTGAGATGCGCCGCCTGGCGAGCCGCCTTTTCACGCTGAAGGATCGCGCCAAGGGTTGTGGGGTGCTCGTTGATGATCCGTTGCCTGCGAGGTGGTTGGGTGCGGTCAGTGGCGGAGAGAATAGAGCGGCGGGTGTTAAGCTGCTCCATCAACATGGCTCGGACCATGAATCTTATTGGCATTGTTGGGTTTTGCACCGCCTCTAAGAGGAGTTGAGGTGAGAGCTTGTTACAGTCAATGGAATTGCATATATGGGTCTTCTGCTCCTCCGTAAGCTTCCCACTATATCCCTGCCCATAAtatgaataaattattaaatatcactacaaaattctttagttttttttttgcttttataatttttttaaaataataatatatttgtatttttataaattatatgacATTTCACTTGGTAGtaatttgaattaatgaaaAACCTTAACAGTAAGCAGTGGCGGATCTAGGAATTGGAGTTACCCGGGgcgtaaaaaaataatttttttttctccttatgtattatatatattttttataatacgataaatacaatcaaaaaataaattataccataatatatgtatcacaaatcaaactcatcaaattacccaaaaaaaaaaaaatcaaagtaactattaaaaatcttcatctaatgacgtcacaaacacataataatttaaactacttacgaaataaactaagcacaattaaatgactactagtgtctaagaaaaatgagtacttttagtgggctattagcatacggctatttcttttagaaaagcctCAAATCTCAATGCATAAATTACATTAGAGTCTAAGACTACATAAAAGAGACTAGAgtttaaatttaacaaaaaaaaaaaaaaaaaatcacatttatctataaactatgaccaaaaacactaaaaaattcacccactatctttttttaataataactattatCTACTCTATCTctctactaataaaatataactttattctctctctttaataaaaaatggccCCATTTCTCTACATAATAACCATTTGAGTGACAGAAAGAAGGCCAAAAGTGCccctggtaatttttttttaccaggggcacccattaaaattttgatggaaaatacttaataaaatttttttaaaaaaaatttaccagggGCGCCTGCCCCCAGGTCGCCCCTGTGTAAATCCGCCACTGACAGTAAGGAGTGATTGAAAAAGTAGTTCATAAATCCGACatctacattacaaattttttaattttgatgagacattgcaaaaattaaaatattgagaggtATTGCAAAAAGAATGATAGTTAGATATTGATGGTAATTTGGTAAATGTATTTTTCCATAAaatctattattaaaaaataatttatttctaaTTTCGTAATAAGATTCTCTATAATTATGTAACATTCAATAATGTAGATTTTCTCAAATTCAAACATTATTTTCACATACCATGTAATAT
It contains:
- the LOC132187215 gene encoding BTB/POZ domain-containing protein At3g49900-like isoform X2 yields the protein MKKKNTNIPPPPPLLSPQLSLLLPHLSILEYRHVVLTRSLAWGQKTDILINVHGRCFHLHKDALTSRSTYLKREFMGISVFTLSPPLKITAETFALIADFCYGTNIVITPFNVAALRTAAELLEMTESNDEGEENLLQITETYFYRIIAVNREYALIVFRSCLSLLPEAETTAYLVSRCVEALSSVEDDGRGHNVACFDDVIPMSPEDFLIVTDSMHRRLTSHDVLYRTVTLYFKGYSGKLTEEQKTHICNSIDCNKLSPQLLLEAVQNPTMPIRFMVRAMLMEQLNTRRSILSATDRTQPPRRQRIINEHPTTLGAILQREKAARQAAHLKAAMDATSSRIESLEKELSVMKKLLNEPDTQRSIMGSARSSSFHYGGGSENKIERVDRGSASLRFFVRGGRGSSSSLEASSTDLAETPRTRKNMRQRLIYGLKTAFRVPKLSASKNEFESRKSSRVDQMGIRDEDEYGDVIYL